A window of the Chaetodon trifascialis isolate fChaTrf1 chromosome 9, fChaTrf1.hap1, whole genome shotgun sequence genome harbors these coding sequences:
- the frya gene encoding protein furry homolog isoform X1 produces the protein MIEVAVGSPPSNMSLEESAVRDMAESETDCSEGRDEVVLGCIASLPLDPFPPRDFRGKFKKMRHKKRPTILETSPVGNGYSKPPIPPVCCPQGEKGPPAMMPISVDPESKPGEYVLKSLFANFTTVSERKIRIIMAEPLEKPLTKSLQRGEDPQFDQLISTMSSLAEYCLPSILRTLFDWYKRQNGLEEELHEYRPRANTKSKNDEQQRDYLLERRDLAIDFIFSLVLIEVLKQMPLHPVLDSLVNEVINLAFKHFRYKEGYHGPNTGNMHTVADLYAEIIGVLAQSKFPAVKKKFMTELKELRQKEQSPYVVQSTISLIMGVKFFRIKMYPVEDFEASFQFMQECAHYFLEVKDKDIKHALAGLFVEILVPVAAAVKNEVNVPCLRNFVDSLYDTTLDLSSRKKHSLAFYPLVTCLLCVSQKQFFLNRWHVFLNNCLSNLKSRDPKMARVALESLYRLLWVYMIRIKCESNTATQGRLNTIVTTLFPKGSRSVVPRDMPLNIFVKIIQFIAQERLDFAMKEIIFDLLCVGKPAKAFSLNPERMNIGLRAFLVIADKLQQKDGEPPMPNTGCTLPSGHTLRVKKTYLSKTLTDEEAKVIGMSQYYFHVRKAIDNILRHLDKEVGRCMMMTNAQMLNKEPEDMITGERKPKIDLFRTCVAAIPRMLPDGMSKSELIDLLSRLTIHMDDELRLIAQNSLQSLLVDFSDWRDDVLFGFTNFLLREVQDTHQGLLDTSLKLLLQLLTQWKLTLAASGKSSDTAKVHTAELLQTSSSLKIPAERGPHSTVLHAVEGLALVLLCSCQLSTRRLAIAILKEIRSLFMTIGQSEDDDKPMIEIMDQLSPVILESFVNVAVSDTAALPSGHHVDLQWLVEWNALLVNSHYDIRSPSHVWIFAQSVKDPWVLCVYSLLRQDNLPKHCPTALSYAWPYAFTRMQMLMPLVDPNNPVYAKKTSTSGSGDSYVTLWRNYLILCFGVAKPSIMSPGHLRASTPEISAATPDSGVSYDNKVIGSPSVAWLLKQLVPLMRAESIELTESLVLGFGRTNSLVFRELVEELHPLMKEALERRPENKKRRERRDLLRLQLLRIFELLADAGVISDCTNGALERDTLALGALFLEYVDLTRMLLEAENDKDAEILKDIRAHFSAMVANLIQCVPVHHRRFLFPQQSLRHHLFILFSQWAGPFSIMFTPLDRYSDRNHQITRYQYCALKAMSAVLCCGPVFDNVGLSPDGYLYKWLDNILACQDQRVHQLGCEVVILLLELNADQVNLFNWAVDRCYTGSYQLASGCFKAIATVCGSSRNYPSDIVTLLNLVLFKASDTNREIYEISMQLMQILEAKLFVYSKRIAEQKPNSILYGTHGPLPPLYSVSLPQLSSQLARMYPELTLPLFSEVSQRFPTTHPNGRQIMLTYLLPWLGNIELVDSGLLLPVFTPCTSDYDASSRTTSTASSHQLRGTGWGSLQATSMVLNNLMFMTAKYGDDLPGPEMENAWNALVSNEKWSNNLRTTLQFLISLCGVSSDTTLLPYIKKVVIYLCRNNTMQTMEELIFELQQTDPVNPVVQHCDSPPFYRFTATSKASTAASGTTSSSNTVVAGQESFPDTDDTKTVKENEERLSHIMRAHNRLESRYSNSSGGSYDEDKSEPLPPYADWLMVVIETNQPHPLPMPLNGGCWAPLVDFLPETIAPRGPLHRCNIAVIFMTEMVVDHSVREDWAMHLPLLLHALFLAMDHYRPEVFEHSKRLLLHLLITLSCNNNFQAIASVLLQTREINSTKTLTCKPSVQPEFLPAGGCFDFLRECQASPVPDSGLSSSSTSSSLSLGGSSNNLPEISHEVEELVASSKMDEKTNKLIEFLTTRAYGPLWCHEDISPKNQISKSTGQLTNFLRHVVSVFKESKSDFHLEQQLSDVALQTALCSSSRHYAGRSFQVFRALRQPISAHAVSDLLSRLVEVVGEHGEEVQGYVMEVLLTLESVVDNLAECLKNNDLMAILTRASSPDFLTSFKLMSNRKSTGQLNLRREERSRHQRSSSVPKKFGEADRWSDPPRSATLDRIQASEQQALLAKTRSSSSSKDNMTDPTNINHPSNLLATIFWVAVSLMESDFEFEYQMSLRLLNKLLGHMSLDKAENREKLEKLQSQLQWSSFTGLQQLLLKGFTSVSTTDLTLQLFCQLTPVSRVPVVDTSQAIGFPLNVLCLLSHLVQNFDGPTQFCRDVAERIAQVCLEEKNTKLSNLAHVMTLYKTHSYTRDCFSWVNVVCRYLHEAFSDITLNLVTYMAELLEKGLPSMQQTLLQIIYSLLSHMDLSVIQAKPFNMEVLKTIEKFVQTVHWGEALNILKLVVSRSASLVQPSFPQSDLSYEDISRVWDRSSKALPGKTLDFHFDISETPVIGRRYDDLQRSPGQDVKSRTTTVTRSTSSTSSGSTSNNVLVPVSWKRPQSSQKRTREKLVNVLSLCGQEVGLTKNPSVIFSSCGELDLMEHQPSLVSSDDGTREPENMDDTTSEQQFRVFRDFDFLDVELEDGEGETVDNFNWGVRRRSMDSLDRSDLLPLEESQLSISMPSLSKITHEDSDESSEEDSLTASQILSHSQLTVSLSPTAEISLDSPSAFYDTTSADSTPLNTKNPSFDVQLPEDSKQRQEDEGTNVHEDDLSLSISELPPEFHCGDSLTMDMLPVDYRGELDIDCCLPSLAEEERDDMLESRSSPPPSPFFSAILAAFQPVVCDDAEEAWRSHINQLVSDSDGSCAVYTFHVFSSLFQSIQTKFCSLTCDAVSFLGDGLRGLGSKLLRSSQMLTSCSECPTLFIDADTIMSYGLLEKMKFSVLELQEYLDTYNNRKEAALSWLSNCKATFPRSPGGAVITCQPAEHEEKPMESLAQLELCQRLYKLHFQLLLLFQSYCKLIEQVHAISSIPELTNMSRELNELKSNLRVAAASVTNDEIAVRESSCPEPTFSSSEAAVQAILECLRNSEFPTAIRYIRECRRMWPKDIFGSPSEDEVHTLLNIYFRHQTLGQTGTFALVGSKQDLTEISVKLMELNGEIRDMIRRAQGYRAITAFLPDSRISGSTL, from the exons gTTTCCTGCTGTGAAGAAGAAGTTTATGActgagctgaaggagctgcGGCAGAAAGAGCAAAGTCCATACGTAGTCCAGAGTACCATTAGCCTCATCATGGGGGTGAAGTTCTTCCGAATTAAGATGTATCCTGTCGAGGATTTTGAAGCCTCTTTTCAGTTCATGCAG GAATGTGCCCACTATTTCCTGGAAGTCAAGGACAAGGACATTAAGCATGCCCTGGCTGGTCTCTTTGTCGAGATTCTGGTTCCTGTTGCAGCA GCCGTGAAGAATGAGGTGAACGTACCCTGCCTGAGGAACTTTGTGGACAGCTTGTATGACACAACCCTGGACTTGTCCTCTAGGAAGAAGCACTCGCTG GCTTTTTACCCGCTGGTGacgtgtctgctgtgtgtcagccAGAAACAGTTCTTCCTCAACAGATGGCATGTCTTCCTCAACAACTGCCTCTCAAATCTGAAG AGTCGAGACCCTAAAATGGCTCGTGTTGCACTGGAGTCCCTGTACCGACTGTTGTGGGTCTACATGATCAGAATCAAGTGTGAGAGCAACACTGCAACGCAGGG TCGCCTCAACACCATCGTAACAACGCTTTTCCCCAAAGGATCCCGCAGTGTGGTCCCAAGAGACATGCCTCTCAATATCTTTGTCAAAATCATCCAGTTTATTGCACAG GAAAGACTTGATTTTGCCATGAAAGAGATTATCTTTGACCTTCTTTGTGTTGGCAAACCCGCAAAAGCCTTTAGTCTTAATCCAGAG agaaTGAATATTGGTCTGAGAGCATTCCTGGTCATAGCCGATAAACTGCAGCAGAAGGACGGCGAGCCTCCCATGCCTAACACTGGTTGCACTTTACCCTCTGGGCACACACTCCGAGTGAAGAAGACATACCtgagcaaaacactgacagatgaaGAGGCCAAAGTTATCG GGATGTCCCAGTATTATTTTCATGTCAGGAAGGCTATTGACAACATCCTCAGACACCTGGACAAGGAGGTGGGACGCTGCATGATGATGACTAACGCTCAGATGTTGAACAAGGAGCCTGAGGACATGATCAC aGGTGAAAGGAAGCCCAAGATTGACTTGTTCAGGACGTGCGTCGCCGCCATTCCTCGCATGCTGCCTGACGGGATGTCAAAGTCAGAGCTCATAGACCTGCTCTCTCG ATTGACGATCCATATGGATGACGAGCTGCGACTCATAGCCCAGAATTCCTTGCAGAGTCTGTTGGTGGATTTCTCCGACTGGCGTGACGACGTCCTGTTTGGATTCACTAACTTCCTGTTACGTGAGGTCCAAGACACTCACCAGGGACTGTTAGATACATCCCTCaaattactgctgcagctgctcactcAGTGGAAACTAACCCTGGCTGCCTCAGGGAAGAGCAGTGACACAGCTAAAGTGCACACTGCTGAG ctgctgcagacaagCTCAAGTCTCAAGATACCTGCAGAGCGAGGTCCTCACTCCACCGTCCTGCATGCCGTGGAGGGACTGGCGCTcgtgctgctctgctcctgtcAGCTGAGCACCCGTAGACTCGCCATCGCCATCCTCAAAGAGATACGAAGTCTCTTCATGACCATCGGACAGTCCGAG GATGATGACAAACCAATGATAGAGATTATGGACCAGCTCAGCCCTGTAATCCTGGAAAGTTTCGTCAACGTTGCCGTCTCTGACACA GCCGCCCTGCCATCTGGCCACCATGTGGACCTTCAGTGGCTGGTGGAGTGGAACGCTTTGCTTGTCAACAGTCATTATGACATTCGGAGCCCCTCACACGTGTGGATCTTTGCCCAGTCTGTGAAGGACCCCTGGGTGCTGTGCGTATACAGCCTCCTCCGACAGGACAACCTGCCCAAGCACTGCCCCACAGCTCTGAGCTACGCCTGGCCCTACGCCTTCACTCGAATGCAGATGCTCATGCCCCTGGTAGACCCAAA TAACCCAGTGTATGCGAAGAAGACCAGCACATCGGGCAGCGGGGACAGTTACGTAACCCTGTGGAGAAACTACCTGATCCTTTGCTTTGGGGTGGCCAAGCCCAGTATCATGAGCCCCGGCCATCTGAGAGCATCGACACCCGAGATCTCGGCCGCCACGCCTGACAGCGGCGTCAGCTACGATAACAAG GTTATTGGGAGCCCATCTGTGGCTTGGCTTCTGAAACAGTTGGTTCCACTGATGAGGGCAGAGAGCATCGAGCTGACAGAGTCATTAGTTCTGGGCTTTGGTCGCACCAATTCCCTTGTGTTCAG GGAACTTGTGGAAGAGCTACATCCCCTTATGAAAGAAGCATTAGAAAGAAGACCTGAG AACAAGAAGCGGCGTGAGCGACGAGACctgctgaggctgcagctgctgcggATCTTTGAGCTGCTGGCTGATGCAGGTGTCATCAGTGACTG TACAAACGGAGCTCTGGAACGTGACACCCTCGCCCTGGGCGCTCTGTTCCTGGAGTATGTGGATCTAACGCGGATGCTCCTGGAAGCTGAGAATGACAAAGATGCAGAGATCCTCAAGGACATCCGAGCTCACTTCAGCGCCATGGTCGCCAACCTCATCCAATGTGTACCAG TGCACCACAGGCGCTTCCTGTTTCCACAACAGAGCCTGCGGCAtcacctcttcatcctcttcagtCAGTGGGCCGGCCCTTTCAGCATCATGTTCACGCCTCTGGACCGCTACAGTGACAGGAATCACCAGATCACAAGATATCAATACTGTGCCCTAAAG GCCatgtctgctgtgctgtgctgtgggcCTGTGTTTGATAACGTTGGCCTCTCTCCAGACGGATACCTCTATAAGTGGCTGGATAATATACTAGCCTGCCAGGATCAGCGG GTCCACCAGCTTGGCTGCGAAGTcgtcatcctgctgctggagctcaaTGCCGACCAGGTCAACCTCTTCAACTGGGCTGTGGATCGCTGCTACACAGGCTCCTACCAGCTCGCCTCAGGCTGCTTCAAAGCCATTGCGACTGTCTGTGGCAGCAG CAGAAACTACCCAAGTGATATAGTAACCCTGCTGAATCTGGTGCTCTTCAAGGCGTCAGACACCAACAGAGAAATCTATGAGATTTCGATGCAGCTAATGCAG ATTCTTGAGGCTAAGTTGTTTGTGTACTCTAAGAGGATTGCAGAGCAGAAGCCAAACAGCATCCTTTACGGCACCCATGGTCCACTGCCACCTCTTTACAGTGTCTCCCTGCCTCAGCTCTCCAGCCAGCTGGCCCGGATGTACCCTGAACTCACACTTCCTCTATTCTCAG AGGTTAGCCAGAGGTTCCCCACCACTCATCCCAATGGGAGGCAGATCATGCTAACCTACCTCCTGCCCTGGCTCGGTAACATCGAGCTGGTGGATAGTGGCCTGCTGCTCCCGGTCTTCACGCCGTGCACCTCAGATTATGACGCTTCCAGCCGGACGACCAGCACAGCTTCATCCCACCAGCTGAGGGGCACTGGCTGGGGCTCCTTACAGGCCACTTCTATGGTGCTCAATAACCTCATGTTCATGACTGCCAAG TACGGAGATGACCTACCTGGACCAGAGATGGAAAACGCCTGGAATGCTTTAGTCAGCAATGAGAAGTGGAGCAACAATCTGAGAACCACACTGCAGTTTCTCATCAGCTTATGTGGTGTGAGCAGTGACACCACCCTCCTGCCATAT ATCAAGAAGGTGGTGATCTATCTGTGCCGGAACAACACCATGCAAACTATGGAGGAGTTGATATTTGAGTTGCAGCAGACGGATCCAGTTAACCCTGTGGTGCAGCACTGTGATAGCCCTCCTTTCTATCGCTTCACTGCCACAAGCAAGGCCTCCACAGCAGCTTCAG GCACCACATCGAGCAGCAACACTGTTGTTGCAGGCCAGGAGAGCTTCCCTGACACAGATGATACCAAGACTGTAAAGGAGAATGAGGAGAG GCTAAGCCACATAATGCGAGCCCACAACCGCCTGGAATCACGCTACAGCAACAGCTCAGGAGGATCGTACGATGAAGATAAGA GTGAACCTCTGCCTCCTtatgctgattggctgatggttGTCATTGAGACCAACCAGCCCCATCCTCTGCCCATGCCTCTGAACGGAGGATGTTGGGCTCCGCTGGTGGACTTTTTGCCAGAGACCATCGCTCCCAGAGGACCACTGCACAG GTGTAATATAGCAGTCATCTTTATGACTGAGATGGTGGTAGACCACAGTGTGAGAGAGGACTGGGCCATGCACTTGCCTTTGCTGCTCCATGCCTTGTTTTTGG CCATGGATCACTACCGTCCAGAGGTGTTTGAGCACAGCAAacgtctcctcctccacctgctcatcaCGTTGTCCTGTAACAACAACTTCCAGGCCATTGCCTCAGTCCTGCTGCAGACACGTGAGATCAACAGCACCAAGACCCTCACCTGCAAACCAAGCGTTCAGCCGGAGTTTTTACCTGCAG GAGGATGTTTTGACTTCCTGCGGGAGTGCCAGGCGTCTCCTGTGCCAGACTCCGGTCTTAGTTCTTCTTCTACATCGTCTAGCCTGAGTCTGGGaggcagcagcaacaacctGCCTGAGATCTCACACGAGGTGGAGGAGCTAGTGGCCTCCAGTAAAATGGACGAGAAGACTAACAAGCTCATCGAGTTTTTAACCACAAG AGCATATGGTCCACTGTGGTGCCATGAAGACATTTCACCAAAGAACCAAATTTCAAAAAGCACCGGGCAGCTCACCAACTTCCTGCGTcatgttgtgtctgtgttcaaAGAGTCCAAGTCAG ATTTccacctggagcagcagctcagcgacGTGGCGCTGCAGACAGCTTTGTGTAGTTCATCGCGTCACTACGCCGGCCGCTCCTTCCAGGTGTTTCGAGCCCTCCGCCAGCCCATCTCTGCCCATGCCGTCTCCGACCTGCTCTCAAGGCTGGTGGAAGTCGTCGGTGAACATGGAGAAGAAGTGCAG gGCTATGTGATGGAAGTATTACTTACACTGGAATCTGTGGTGGACAACTTGGCTGAATGTCTCAAGAACAATGACCTCATGGCTATCTTGACGAG AGCCTCATCTCCAGATTTCCTCACCAGCTTCAAGCTGATGTCCAACAGGAAGAGCACAGGGCAGCTCAATCTtcgaagagaagagaggagtcGACATCAGAGGAGCTCTTCTGTCCCCAAGAAGTTTGGAGAGGCGGACAGGTGGTCTGATCCACCTCGCAGCGCTACACTGGACCGCATCCAAGCCTCTGAGCAGCAGGCGTTGTTAGCCAAGACCCGCAGCTCGTCCTCATCTAAAGACAACATGACCGACCCAACCAACATCAACCACCCCAGCAACCTGCTGGCCACCATCTTCTGGGTGGCGGTGTCACTGATGGAGTCAGACTTTGAGTTTGAGTATCAAATGTCTTTGAGACTGTTGAATAAGCTGCTGGGCCACATGTCGCTTGACAAAGCGGAGAACAGGgagaagctggagaagctgcagagcCAGCTTCAGTGGAGCAGCTTCACtgggctccagcagctgctgctgaagggcTTCACCTCCGTGTCCACCACTGACCTCACGCTCCAGCTCTTCTGCCAGCTCACACCTGTGTCACGAGTGCCTGTAGTGGACACTTCACAAGCCATAG GTTTTCCCTTGAATGTTCTCTGCCTGCTTTCACATCTCGTGCAGAACTTTGATGGCCCCACGCAGTTCTGTCGGGATGTTGCTGAGAGGATTGCTCAG gtatgcCTCGAGGAGAAGAACACCAAGCTCTCCAACCTTGCTCATGTCATGACTCTGTACAAAACACACTCCTACACAAGAGACTGCTTCTCCTGGGTCAATGTGGTGTGTCGGTATCTTCACGAAGCTTTCTCCGATATCACCCTCAACCTGGTCACTTACATGGCAGAG CTGTTGGAGAAAGGTCTTCCCAGTATGCAGCAGACCCTTTTACAAATCATCTACAGCCTCCTGAGTCACATGGACCTGAGTGTGATTCAAGCCAAACCCTTCAACATGGAGGTGCTCAAGACAATTGAGAAATTTGTCCAG ACTGTCCATTGGGGGGAAGCGCTGAATATCCTGAAGCTGGTCGTTTCTCGATCAGCCAGTTTGGTGCAGCCTTCATTCCCACAAAGTGACCTCTCCTATGAGGACATCAGCCGGGTCTGGGACCGCTCCTCCAAGGCCTTGCCTGGGAAAACGCTGGATTTCCACTTTGACATATCTGAG ACACCGGTGATTGGTCGGCGTTATGATGACCTGCAGCGCTCTCCAGGCCAAGATGTGAAGAGCAGGACCACTACGGTGACCCGCAGcacctcctctacctcctctgGATCCACATCCAACAACGTCCTGGTGCCAGTCAGCTGGAAGAGGCCTCAGTCTTCACAG AAAAGAACACGGGAAAAACTGGtgaatgtattgtctttgtgtggGCAAGAAGTGGGCCTCACAAAAAATCCTTCG GTGATCTTCTCCAGCTGTGGGGAGCTGGACCTCATGGAGCACCAGCCTAGCCTGGTGTCCTCCGACGATGGGACCCGGGAACCAGAAAACATGGACGACACCACCTCAGAGCAGCAGTTCAGAGTCTTCAGAGACTTTGACTTCCTGGATGTGGAGCTAGAAGACGGAGAG GGAGAGACTGTGGACAACTTCAACTGGGGGGTGCGCAGACGCTCCATGGACAGTCTGGACCGGAGTGACTTGCTGCCCCTGGAGGAGAGTCAGCTGTCCATCAGCATGCCCAGCCTCAGCAAGATCACCCATGAAGACTCAGACGAGTCATCTGAGGAAGATTCCCTCACCGCCAGCCAGATACTCTCCCACTCACAGCTT ACCGTCAGCCTCTCTCCAACAGCAGAGATCAGTCTGGACTCTCCCTCCGCCTTTTATGATACAACTTCAGCTGATTCAACTCCTCTGAACACCAAAAATCCTAGTTTCGATGTCCAACTGCCAGAGGACTCGAAGCAGCGG CAAGAAGATGAAGGCACCAATGTCCATGAGGacgacctctctctctccatcagcgAGCTACCCCCTGAATTTCACTGCGGTGATAGTTTGACAATGGACATGCTTCCTGTTGATTACAGAGGAGAGTTGGACATTGACTGCTGCTTACCCAG TCTTGccgaggaagagagagatgacatGCTGGAGTCCCGTTCATCACCGCCACCGTCTCCCTTCTTCTCCGCCATCCTCGCAGCTTTCCAACCAGTCGTGTGCGATGACGCAGAGGAGGCTTGGCGGAGTCACATCAACCAGCTTGTGTCTGACTCGGATGGATCCTGCGCCGTCTACACTTTTCACGTGTTTTCTTCACTATTCCAG AGTATTCAGACCAAATTTTGCTCCTTGACCTGCGACGCTGTGAGTTTCCTGGGTGATGGCCTGAGAGGATTAGGATCAAAGCTTTTGAGGTCATCTCAGATGCTGACATCATGCTCAGAGTGCCCAACGCTATTTATTGATGCAGACACA ATTATGTCTTATGGGCTcctggaaaaaatgaaattcagCGTGTTGGAACTTCAAGAGTATCTGGATACTTACAACAACAGAAAGGAGGCGGCTCTCTCT TGGTTGAGCAACTGCAAAGCTACCTTTCCCAGAAGTCCTGGGGGCGCGGTGATAACATGTCAGCCAGCAGAGCACGAGGAAAAG CCAATGGAATCTCTGGCT CAACTGGAGCTCTGTCAAAGACTCTACAAACTCcactttcagctgctgctgctttttcagtCCTACTGTAAGCTGATTGAACAGGTCCATGCAATAAGCTCTATTCCTGAG CTGACAAATATGTCCAGAGAGCTAAATGAGTTGAAGAGCAACCTGAGGgtagcagcagcttcagtgacaaATGATGAGATTGCTGTCCGTGAGAGCTCCTGCCCTGAGCCcaccttcagctcctctgagGCCGCTGTGCAGGCCATCCTGGAGTGCCTGAGGAACAGCGAGTTTCCGACGGCCATCCGCTACATTCGTGAGTGCAG aAGAATGTGGCCAAAAGACATCTTTGGCAGCCCCTCCGAGGATGAGGTCCACACCTTACTCAACATCTACTTCAGACATCAAACCTTGGGTCAGACGGGAACTTTTGCTCTGGTGGGCTCCAAACAGGACCTGACAGAAATCTCTGTCAAGTTGATGGAACTTAACGGAGAGATTCGGGACATGATCCGGCGAGCCCAAGGCTACCGAGCCATCACAGCTTTCCTCCCGGACTCCAGGATTTCAGGCTCAACTCTTTGA